Proteins encoded by one window of Kribbella italica:
- a CDS encoding ribokinase produces the protein MSGYDVCVLGSFMKDLVASAERRPLPGETLHGTGFAEFLGGKGVNQAIGAARMGARTAIVGTIGDDRYGEEFLDLLKTDGVDTDWVIRHPSLGTGVGLPLVLPDGSNSIIIVSRANAAITPDDIEAAGDVLTASRVLSVQLELPVEASRAALRLASAAGVTTILTPAPVGPVDPSLAAYVDILVPNEVEAAALTGLDCDDESQVPVIARKLADEWDLRGCVVTLGSRGAYVLDRSAGVELRVGPHRVDTVDTVGAGDAFCGSLAASLAEGASLADAVRLANAAGALSTTVNGAAASAPSRASAAALLDSSEIDSSSFAAAPPNP, from the coding sequence ATGAGCGGGTACGACGTGTGCGTGCTCGGGTCGTTCATGAAGGACCTGGTCGCGAGCGCCGAACGGCGGCCGCTGCCCGGTGAGACCTTGCACGGCACGGGGTTCGCGGAGTTCCTCGGCGGCAAGGGCGTGAACCAGGCGATCGGCGCGGCCCGGATGGGCGCCCGGACCGCGATCGTCGGGACGATCGGCGACGACCGGTACGGCGAGGAGTTCCTGGACCTGCTGAAGACCGACGGCGTCGACACCGACTGGGTGATCCGCCACCCGTCGCTCGGGACCGGGGTCGGGCTGCCGCTGGTGCTGCCCGACGGGAGCAACTCGATCATCATCGTGTCGCGCGCGAACGCGGCGATCACGCCGGACGACATCGAGGCGGCGGGCGACGTACTGACCGCCAGCCGGGTGCTGAGCGTCCAGCTCGAACTCCCGGTCGAGGCGAGCCGCGCTGCCCTCCGGCTCGCCTCGGCCGCGGGTGTCACCACGATCCTGACGCCGGCGCCGGTCGGTCCGGTCGATCCCTCGCTTGCGGCGTACGTAGACATCCTGGTGCCGAACGAGGTGGAGGCGGCGGCGCTGACCGGGCTGGACTGCGACGACGAGTCGCAGGTTCCGGTGATCGCGCGGAAGCTGGCCGACGAGTGGGACCTGCGCGGATGCGTGGTGACGCTGGGCTCGCGTGGGGCTTACGTGCTGGATCGATCGGCGGGGGTTGAGCTGCGAGTGGGGCCGCATCGGGTCGACACCGTGGACACGGTCGGGGCCGGGGACGCCTTCTGCGGATCGCTCGCGGCGTCGCTGGCCGAGGGAGCTTCGCTGGCGGACGCCGTACGGCTCGCGAATGCTGCCGGGGCGCTGTCCACGACCGTGAACGGGGCCGCCGCGTCGGCTCCTTCGCGGGCTTCGGCGGCCGCTCTGCTCGACTCGTCGGAAATCGATTCGTCGTCGTTCGCCGCCGCTCCACCCAACCCGTGA
- a CDS encoding ABC transporter substrate-binding protein, translated as MSATPNLHRPVSRRSVLRGGLGALAAAGVGGPLLTACGGDGGSGGDGKEMSFWNFYGPSDDGGPQSKWFVDVAEKWNANNDVKVKLRYIPGKDYLNGTTLQTAFQSGEGPDIFLISPGDFLRYYNGGVLQDLSSALPAEAKSDYLPGLLEARSVDGKVYGLPMEIEPLAMYYSEAAFTKAGLSEADLPKTWDQTLAVAEKLTGKDRYGVMFETLPGYYQNFTWYPFLWQGDGTPIKDGKVAFDSPAAVQALKFWKDTIQAKVAPRKALGDGGGDVVSNLGSGAVALQQSGIWAVADMKGKAAKFKYGIIPLPTPDGGKPATDLGGWAFVANSKGKNPEAAAKFIAWALGSTDAEGVERQRQWNTVVKTNVPPRKSVQAAADAKGAFEQGVLKKFVDEIAPTGQPEPRFPPEVYQPIADAIQACQLNGSDPGKAAADAAERIDTFLKTYQGAPIS; from the coding sequence ATGTCCGCAACCCCCAACCTGCACAGGCCGGTCAGCCGGCGTTCCGTCCTGCGCGGTGGTCTCGGCGCCCTGGCCGCCGCCGGTGTCGGCGGCCCCCTGCTGACCGCGTGCGGAGGTGACGGCGGCAGCGGTGGCGACGGCAAGGAGATGTCGTTCTGGAACTTCTACGGTCCCTCCGACGACGGCGGCCCGCAGAGCAAGTGGTTCGTCGACGTGGCCGAGAAGTGGAACGCCAACAACGACGTCAAGGTCAAGCTGCGCTACATCCCGGGCAAGGACTACCTGAACGGGACCACGCTGCAGACCGCCTTCCAGTCCGGCGAGGGCCCGGACATCTTCCTGATCAGCCCCGGCGACTTCCTGCGCTACTACAACGGCGGTGTCCTGCAGGACCTGTCGTCCGCGCTGCCGGCCGAGGCGAAGAGCGACTACCTGCCCGGCCTGCTGGAGGCCCGGTCGGTCGACGGCAAGGTGTACGGCCTGCCGATGGAGATCGAGCCGCTGGCGATGTACTACAGCGAGGCCGCCTTCACCAAGGCCGGTCTGTCCGAGGCTGACCTGCCGAAGACCTGGGACCAGACGCTGGCGGTCGCCGAGAAGCTGACCGGCAAGGACCGGTACGGCGTGATGTTCGAGACGCTGCCCGGCTACTACCAGAACTTCACCTGGTACCCGTTCCTCTGGCAGGGCGACGGGACGCCGATCAAGGACGGCAAGGTCGCGTTCGACTCGCCGGCCGCCGTCCAGGCGCTGAAGTTCTGGAAGGACACCATCCAGGCCAAGGTCGCGCCCCGCAAGGCGCTCGGCGACGGCGGCGGCGACGTGGTGTCCAACCTCGGCTCCGGCGCGGTCGCGCTGCAGCAGAGCGGGATCTGGGCGGTCGCCGACATGAAGGGCAAGGCCGCCAAGTTCAAGTACGGCATCATCCCGCTGCCGACGCCGGACGGCGGCAAGCCGGCCACCGACCTCGGCGGCTGGGCGTTCGTGGCCAACTCCAAGGGCAAGAACCCCGAGGCCGCGGCCAAGTTCATCGCCTGGGCGCTCGGTTCGACCGACGCCGAAGGGGTCGAGCGGCAGCGGCAGTGGAACACCGTGGTGAAGACCAACGTGCCGCCGCGCAAGTCGGTCCAGGCGGCCGCGGACGCCAAGGGCGCCTTCGAGCAGGGTGTGCTGAAGAAGTTCGTCGACGAGATCGCGCCGACCGGGCAGCCCGAGCCGCGGTTCCCACCGGAGGTGTACCAGCCGATCGCCGACGCGATCCAGGCCTGCCAGCTGAACGGGTCCGACCCGGGCAAGGCGGCGGCTGACGCGGCGGAGCGGATCGACACCTTCCTGAAGACCTACCAGGGCGCGCCCATCAGCTGA
- a CDS encoding LacI family DNA-binding transcriptional regulator, producing the protein MPSRRHLRVERGVSMTTIYDVARRSGVSPATVSRVLSGRRNVDPELSEKVRAAVAELGYRPNGVARNLRRASTNLWAVVISDIENPFFTSLVRGLEDVAQTEGYHVVLCNSDEDPAKEAAYAGAVLTEQMAGVVISPTSTAEGVQQLADAKTPMVLIDRRVEGVEADTVLVDNEHGAAEGVKHLIDGGYSRIACITGPRRVSTAMDRLAGYRAALRAGGIRYDKDLVRHADFREAGGYAAMESLLELPEPPEALFVTNNLMTVGALECLAKKGVRAPDDIAVVGFDDIPWADLVVPSLTTVAQPTYELGRTAGLLLKDRIAAPGRPPSTVTLRTELHIRATSAPKNSRKKN; encoded by the coding sequence ATGCCGTCCAGACGGCACCTACGGGTTGAGCGGGGAGTGAGCATGACGACGATCTACGACGTCGCGCGTAGATCAGGGGTGTCCCCGGCCACCGTGTCGCGGGTGCTGAGCGGACGGCGCAACGTGGACCCGGAGCTGTCCGAGAAGGTCCGCGCGGCCGTCGCCGAGCTCGGGTACCGGCCGAACGGTGTCGCGCGGAACCTGCGCCGGGCCAGCACGAACCTGTGGGCCGTGGTGATCTCCGACATCGAGAACCCGTTCTTCACGTCGCTGGTGCGCGGGCTCGAGGACGTCGCACAGACCGAGGGGTACCACGTCGTCCTGTGCAACTCCGACGAGGACCCGGCGAAGGAAGCGGCGTACGCCGGTGCGGTGCTCACCGAGCAGATGGCCGGCGTGGTGATCTCGCCGACCTCCACCGCCGAGGGCGTGCAGCAGCTGGCCGACGCGAAGACCCCGATGGTGCTGATCGACCGCCGCGTCGAGGGCGTCGAGGCCGACACCGTCCTGGTCGACAACGAGCACGGCGCCGCGGAGGGCGTGAAGCACCTGATCGACGGCGGGTACTCACGCATCGCCTGCATCACGGGCCCGCGCCGCGTCAGTACGGCGATGGACCGCCTCGCCGGCTACCGCGCCGCGCTGCGCGCCGGCGGCATCCGGTACGACAAGGACCTGGTCCGCCACGCCGACTTCCGCGAGGCCGGCGGCTACGCCGCGATGGAAAGCCTGCTGGAGCTGCCCGAACCACCCGAGGCCCTCTTCGTCACCAACAACCTGATGACCGTCGGCGCCCTGGAGTGCCTGGCCAAGAAGGGCGTCCGGGCCCCCGACGACATCGCCGTCGTCGGCTTCGACGACATCCCCTGGGCCGACCTGGTCGTCCCCAGCCTCACCACGGTCGCCCAGCCGACGTACGAACTGGGCCGCACCGCCGGCCTGCTCCTCAAAGACCGAATCGCCGCCCCCGGCCGCCCGCCGTCCACCGTCACCCTCCGCACCGAACTCCACATCCGCGCGACGTCGGCCCCTAAGAACTCGCGGAAGAAGAACTGA
- a CDS encoding KpsF/GutQ family sugar-phosphate isomerase, which produces MPVVPNRADRPTAARQQLADADHPAADGVAADELPRDLVTRGLAAARTAIETEAAAVSALADRLDGVFLDVLTAVAACEGHLVVTGLGKSGLVGRKIAATLASTGTPATFIHAGDALHGDSGAVTSRDLVLALSASGETVEVCAFARMLAERQIPVIAMTGAEESTLARLATYTLDTMVLREADPLNLAPTASTTAALVMGDALACALVVLREFTHHDFARFHPSGALGRRLLDGEQA; this is translated from the coding sequence ATGCCAGTAGTGCCGAACCGTGCGGATCGCCCCACCGCCGCACGGCAGCAGCTCGCCGACGCCGATCACCCGGCGGCCGACGGAGTCGCGGCGGACGAGCTCCCGCGGGACCTGGTCACCCGTGGACTGGCGGCGGCGCGGACGGCGATCGAGACCGAGGCCGCGGCCGTCTCCGCCCTGGCGGACCGGCTGGACGGCGTCTTCCTCGACGTGCTGACCGCGGTGGCTGCTTGCGAAGGGCATCTGGTCGTCACCGGCCTGGGCAAGTCCGGCCTGGTCGGTCGCAAGATCGCCGCGACACTGGCCTCGACCGGGACCCCGGCGACCTTCATCCACGCCGGCGACGCCTTGCACGGCGACTCCGGCGCGGTCACCTCGCGCGATCTCGTGCTCGCCCTGTCGGCGTCGGGCGAGACGGTCGAGGTGTGCGCGTTCGCGCGGATGCTGGCCGAGCGGCAGATCCCGGTGATCGCGATGACCGGCGCCGAGGAGTCGACGCTCGCGCGGCTGGCGACGTACACGCTGGACACGATGGTCCTGCGCGAGGCCGACCCGCTGAACCTCGCGCCGACCGCGTCGACGACCGCCGCGCTGGTGATGGGCGACGCGCTCGCGTGCGCGCTCGTCGTCCTGCGGGAGTTCACCCACCACGACTTCGCGCGCTTCCATCCCTCGGGCGCGCTCGGCCGGCGGCTGCTCGACGGGGAGCAGGCATGA